The following are encoded together in the Mycolicibacterium arabiense genome:
- a CDS encoding sensor domain-containing protein: MRQVTSRRSSRAALLAVLLLTGCTQSIAGSATQSDAALGILPTESEISAAVDSPLSTFGFQPFVGGVEILPDGYRTDSDASPIACVAVTDTAPRIVYEPLPVLEAARLSFFNWDPGVATSGADAAAVRMSTGDGARAAFDEFVGRWRQCDGSTVVKHLPGVTGADVDARVQDVDIAGPVMSATVRTGERAGGGTARYERSIGVRGDAIVEVSLAIPTDGPTVAAARDMATRAVEVMLDKVGRPN, encoded by the coding sequence ATGCGGCAAGTGACAAGCCGAAGAAGTAGCCGAGCAGCGCTGCTGGCCGTTCTGCTGCTGACGGGATGCACGCAGTCCATTGCGGGATCTGCAACGCAGTCCGATGCCGCACTCGGCATCCTGCCGACCGAATCGGAGATCAGCGCCGCGGTCGACAGTCCGTTGAGCACGTTCGGGTTCCAGCCGTTCGTGGGTGGCGTGGAGATCCTGCCGGACGGCTATCGCACCGATTCCGATGCGTCACCCATCGCGTGCGTGGCCGTCACCGACACTGCGCCACGGATCGTCTACGAGCCCCTGCCCGTACTCGAGGCGGCCCGGCTGAGTTTCTTCAACTGGGACCCTGGCGTGGCGACGTCGGGTGCCGATGCCGCCGCCGTGCGCATGTCCACCGGTGACGGTGCCCGTGCGGCATTCGACGAGTTCGTTGGGCGATGGCGGCAGTGCGACGGGTCGACCGTCGTGAAGCACCTGCCCGGGGTCACGGGAGCCGACGTCGACGCCCGGGTGCAGGACGTGGACATCGCCGGTCCGGTCATGTCGGCGACCGTGCGCACCGGCGAGCGTGCCGGTGGCGGCACCGCTCGCTACGAACGTTCGATCGGAGTCCGCGGGGACGCGATTGTCGAAGTGTCACTGGCGATCCCGACGGACGGACCGACCGTCGCGGCTGCGCGCGACATGGCGACACGCGCCGTCGAGGTCATGCTCGACAAGGTCGGGCGACCGAACTGA
- a CDS encoding FAD-dependent oxidoreductase has translation MNDSDATTTCLVAGGGPAGMMLALLLARAGVDVTVMEKHADFLRDFRGDTVHASTLRLLDELGLGQKFAALPHRMVEGVNAKIQDTTLNIDLSGLPGPHKHIALVPQWDFLELLATAAQAEPTFRLLRSTEVLGLVRSGGQERSDSGGGGGGKVTGVRYRDADGVEKQMHAHLTVACDGRSSTLRADAGLETRNFGAPMDVWWFRLPRHADDPRGLNGVFQFGHGCALIDRGDYFQIAYLIRKGADATMREEGIDSLRRELTELVPWLADRVDQLVSFDDVKLLDVQLNRLPRWYADGLLLIGDAAHAMSPIGGVGINLAVADAVAAARILAGPLRSRSVTTRRLAAVQARRWLPAAIIQRVQRTVQDRAIATAIGTAEGLREAPRAVQLANRFPALRAVAAYGVAIGPLPEHAPAFARR, from the coding sequence GTGAACGACTCCGACGCGACGACGACGTGCCTGGTGGCGGGCGGCGGCCCCGCAGGCATGATGCTGGCTCTGCTGCTCGCACGCGCCGGTGTCGACGTGACGGTGATGGAGAAGCACGCGGACTTCCTGCGCGACTTCCGCGGCGACACGGTGCACGCGAGCACCCTGCGCCTGCTCGACGAACTCGGCCTCGGGCAGAAGTTCGCCGCGTTGCCGCACCGGATGGTCGAGGGCGTCAACGCGAAGATTCAGGACACCACGCTGAACATCGACCTGAGCGGGCTGCCCGGGCCGCACAAGCACATCGCCCTCGTCCCGCAGTGGGACTTCCTGGAGCTGCTCGCCACGGCGGCCCAGGCCGAGCCGACGTTCCGATTGCTGCGCAGCACCGAGGTGCTGGGGTTGGTGCGGAGCGGCGGGCAGGAGCGCAGCGACTCGGGGGGTGGCGGAGGCGGCAAGGTCACCGGGGTGCGCTACCGCGACGCCGACGGGGTCGAGAAGCAGATGCACGCCCACCTCACCGTGGCGTGCGACGGTCGCTCGTCGACGTTGCGCGCCGATGCGGGTCTCGAGACCCGGAACTTCGGCGCTCCGATGGACGTGTGGTGGTTCCGGTTGCCCCGCCACGCCGACGACCCCCGTGGGCTCAACGGCGTGTTCCAGTTCGGGCACGGCTGTGCCCTGATCGACCGCGGCGACTACTTCCAGATCGCGTACCTGATCCGCAAGGGCGCCGATGCGACGATGCGCGAGGAGGGCATCGATTCGCTGCGCCGCGAACTCACCGAACTGGTGCCGTGGCTGGCCGACCGCGTCGATCAGCTGGTGTCCTTCGACGATGTCAAACTGCTCGACGTGCAACTGAACCGGCTGCCCCGGTGGTACGCCGACGGGCTGCTGCTGATCGGCGACGCCGCTCACGCCATGTCACCGATCGGTGGCGTGGGCATCAATCTGGCGGTCGCGGACGCGGTTGCCGCGGCGCGCATCCTGGCCGGCCCGCTGCGTTCGCGGTCGGTGACCACGCGCCGCCTGGCCGCGGTGCAGGCGAGGCGCTGGCTGCCCGCGGCCATCATTCAGCGCGTGCAGCGGACCGTGCAGGACCGCGCGATCGCCACCGCCATCGGCACCGCCGAGGGCCTGCGCGAGGCGCCCCGCGCCGTCCAGTTGGCCAACCGCTTCCCTGCCCTGCGCGCCGTCGCCGCGTACGGCGTGGCCATCGGCCCCCTGCCCGAGCACGCGCCCGCCTTCGCGCGTCGCTGA
- a CDS encoding HNH endonuclease — translation MFDMLDFDPATVDEAGLIDRIAQLERLKATAAAAQARLTAALDLKRRTAEADAGIPMRKRGLGLASEVGLARRESPTQGSRHLGFARALVHDMPHTLAALESGILSEWRATLLVKESACLEVEDRRTLDAEMCADPTTLIGKGDKRIEADAKAIAYRLDPHAVVDRARRAHEDRCVSIRPAADTMAWVGILLPVAHGVSIYAALKRAADTTCDGRSRGQVMADTAVERITGRPADTPVPVTVDVVITDETLLGGDTEPARIPGYGPIPAAVARHLIGNAVGDERSRATLRRLYRHPKTGALVTMESRARLFPTALAAFIALRDDTCRTPYCNAPVRHIDHAVPDSRGGPTTALNGNGLCEACNYAKEAPGWRVRTRDQHGCHTTEVTTPTGTTYTGKAPPLPGRNTEHVTSIDVARFRVVVCRAA, via the coding sequence ATGTTCGACATGCTGGACTTCGACCCCGCCACGGTGGACGAGGCCGGCCTGATCGACCGCATCGCCCAGCTGGAGCGGCTCAAGGCGACCGCCGCCGCCGCCCAAGCCCGCCTGACCGCCGCACTGGACCTGAAACGCCGCACCGCAGAAGCCGACGCCGGCATTCCGATGCGCAAGCGCGGGTTGGGCCTGGCCTCCGAAGTCGGCTTGGCACGCCGTGAGTCACCCACGCAGGGCAGCCGCCACCTCGGCTTCGCCCGCGCCCTGGTCCACGACATGCCCCACACCCTGGCGGCCCTGGAATCCGGGATCCTGTCGGAATGGCGGGCCACGCTGCTCGTGAAGGAGTCGGCGTGTCTGGAGGTCGAGGACCGCCGCACCCTGGACGCCGAGATGTGCGCCGACCCCACCACCCTGATCGGCAAGGGTGACAAGCGCATCGAAGCCGACGCCAAGGCCATCGCCTACCGCCTCGACCCCCACGCCGTGGTCGACAGGGCTCGCCGGGCGCACGAGGACCGGTGCGTCAGCATCCGGCCCGCCGCCGACACCATGGCCTGGGTCGGCATCCTGCTTCCCGTCGCCCACGGCGTGTCGATCTACGCCGCCCTCAAACGCGCCGCCGACACCACCTGCGACGGCCGCAGCCGCGGCCAGGTCATGGCCGACACCGCCGTCGAACGCATTACTGGCCGACCCGCCGACACCCCGGTCCCGGTCACCGTCGACGTGGTGATCACCGATGAGACCCTGCTCGGTGGGGATACCGAACCCGCCCGCATCCCCGGGTACGGACCCATCCCTGCCGCCGTGGCACGGCACCTGATCGGAAACGCGGTCGGCGACGAGCGGTCGCGGGCGACGCTGCGCCGGCTGTATCGCCACCCGAAGACCGGGGCGTTGGTGACGATGGAGTCCCGCGCCCGGCTGTTCCCCACGGCGTTGGCGGCGTTCATCGCGCTACGTGACGACACGTGTCGCACCCCGTACTGCAACGCCCCGGTCCGTCACATCGACCACGCCGTTCCCGACTCCCGCGGCGGGCCCACTACGGCACTCAACGGCAACGGACTGTGCGAAGCCTGCAACTACGCCAAGGAAGCACCCGGCTGGCGCGTCCGCACCCGCGACCAACACGGCTGTCACACAACCGAAGTCACCACACCCACCGGCACCACCTACACCGGCAAGGCACCACCGCTACCCGGCCGCAACACCGAACACGTCACCAGCATCGACGTCGCACGCTTCCGAGTGGTGGTCTGCCGCGCCGCCTAG
- a CDS encoding Ms4533A family Cys-rich leader peptide — MHAASGSTEGHVLALIAVGSCAVADVSCCR, encoded by the coding sequence ATGCATGCAGCGTCCGGCAGCACCGAGGGCCACGTCTTGGCCCTCATTGCCGTGGGTTCCTGCGCTGTTGCAGACGTTTCCTGTTGTCGCTGA
- a CDS encoding ANTAR domain-containing protein: MSQPRTAPASRRDLDVAVGILVGLRGCSERAAFEELVGVVNRTGLGLFNVAASLIAVAAGSSSAADTEAFNAWGELIRHARTAALAPVT, translated from the coding sequence ATGAGCCAGCCACGCACTGCACCCGCATCCCGCCGCGACCTCGACGTCGCGGTCGGCATCCTTGTCGGGCTTCGCGGCTGCTCGGAGCGCGCGGCGTTCGAGGAATTGGTGGGCGTGGTCAACCGGACCGGGCTGGGACTGTTCAACGTCGCGGCCAGCCTGATCGCCGTGGCCGCGGGTTCGTCGTCGGCTGCCGACACCGAAGCGTTCAACGCCTGGGGCGAGCTGATCCGTCATGCCCGGACGGCCGCGTTGGCGCCCGTCACCTGA
- a CDS encoding GAF domain-containing protein: MERVSTPEPHRTDTTAGLAPVADDLTRLAASLGVKSVLVMRSEPGEMVVAATAGEATQHYTVGAAGKKAGDDESRVPLYCERVVDSDESLFVRDSRDDEILAGNEDEKEFGLHNYLGLAVHDPDGKVVGTVCVLDDRARDYTDAERAELNRLRDDVERIVADGNSALG, translated from the coding sequence ATGGAGCGGGTGAGCACACCTGAACCCCACCGCACCGATACGACGGCGGGCCTTGCCCCCGTGGCCGACGACCTGACGAGGCTGGCGGCCTCCCTTGGCGTCAAGTCGGTACTGGTCATGCGATCGGAACCCGGCGAGATGGTCGTGGCCGCCACCGCAGGCGAGGCCACCCAGCACTACACCGTCGGCGCGGCCGGCAAGAAGGCCGGCGACGACGAATCCCGGGTGCCGCTGTACTGCGAACGCGTGGTCGACTCCGACGAGTCGCTGTTCGTGCGCGACTCGCGCGACGACGAGATCCTCGCGGGCAACGAGGACGAGAAGGAGTTCGGTCTGCACAACTACCTCGGCCTCGCCGTGCACGACCCCGACGGCAAGGTCGTGGGCACCGTCTGCGTGCTCGACGACCGCGCGAGGGACTACACCGACGCCGAACGCGCCGAACTGAACCGGCTGCGCGACGACGTCGAACGCATCGTCGCGGACGGGAACTCGGCGCTGGGCTGA
- the cysT gene encoding sulfate ABC transporter permease subunit CysT, translating to MTAGVAPNPEAARPEVIGNGDRGRAPSRFSRGYGSTGLRVGAATLWLSVIVLLPLAAILWQAAGGGWEAFWEAITSNAAMASFRVTITVSIGVTLVNLVFGLLVAWVLTRDEFPGKRLVDAVIDLPFALPTIVASLVMLALYGPNSPVDLHLQHTKWGIGVALLFVTLPFVVRSVQPVLLELDREVEEAAASLGANNVTIFTRVILPALLPSLLSGAGLAFSRAIGEFGSVVLIGGAVPGETEVSSQWIRTLIENDDRTGAAAISIVLLAISFVVLFVLRAIGSRAAKREELAK from the coding sequence ATGACCGCAGGGGTAGCCCCCAATCCCGAGGCGGCTCGGCCCGAGGTCATCGGCAACGGTGACCGCGGGCGCGCGCCCAGCCGATTCAGCCGCGGGTACGGGTCGACGGGTCTACGAGTCGGCGCGGCGACGCTGTGGCTCAGCGTCATCGTGCTGCTCCCGCTCGCGGCCATCCTCTGGCAGGCCGCCGGCGGCGGATGGGAGGCCTTCTGGGAGGCCATCACGTCGAACGCGGCGATGGCCTCGTTCCGGGTGACGATCACCGTCTCCATCGGCGTCACCCTGGTCAACCTGGTGTTCGGATTGCTGGTCGCCTGGGTGCTCACCCGCGACGAATTCCCTGGCAAGCGACTGGTCGACGCCGTCATCGACCTGCCGTTCGCGCTGCCGACCATCGTGGCGAGCCTCGTCATGCTCGCGCTGTACGGGCCGAACAGCCCGGTCGATCTGCACCTGCAGCACACCAAGTGGGGCATAGGCGTCGCGCTGCTGTTCGTCACGCTGCCCTTCGTGGTCCGCTCCGTTCAGCCCGTGCTGCTCGAACTCGACCGCGAGGTCGAAGAGGCGGCCGCGTCCCTCGGCGCGAACAACGTCACCATCTTCACGCGGGTGATCCTGCCCGCACTGCTGCCCTCGCTGCTGTCGGGCGCGGGCCTCGCGTTCTCACGCGCGATCGGCGAGTTCGGCTCCGTCGTCCTCATCGGCGGTGCCGTACCCGGCGAGACCGAGGTGTCGTCACAGTGGATCCGCACGCTGATCGAGAACGACGACCGCACGGGCGCGGCGGCCATCTCCATCGTGCTGCTGGCCATCTCCTTCGTCGTCCTATTCGTGCTGCGCGCGATCGGCTCGCGCGCCGCCAAGCGTGAGGAGCTGGCGAAGTGA
- a CDS encoding glycoside hydrolase family 15 protein has translation MVLQHTESSDGASENGRGDVEPAAPFTVTAPVPYVAGGGLRNPFPPIADYAFLSDCENTCLISSAGSVEWMCVPRPDSPSVFGAILDRGAGHFRLGPYGVTVPAARRYLPGSLILETTWQTHTGWLIVRDALVMGPWHDLDTRSRTHRRTPMDWDAEHILLRTVRCVSGVVELVMSCEPSFDYHRQSATWEYSAAAYGEAIARAGKDPEAHPTLRLTTNLRIGLEGHEARARTRLSEGDNVFVALSWSKHPSPQTFDEAADKMWKTSESWRQWINIGDFPDHPWRSYLQRSALTLKGLTYSPTGALLAASTTSLPETPQGERNWDYRYSWIRDSTFALWGLYTLGLDREADDFFAFIADVSGANNGERHPLQVMYAVGGERQLVEEELNHLSGYDNSRPVRIGNGAFDQMQHDIWGTMLDSVYLHAKSREQIPEMLWPVLKNQVEEAIKHWKEPDRGIWEVRGDPKHFTSSKIMCWVALDRGSKLAELQGEKSYAQQWRAIAEEIKADVLEHGVDSRGVLTQRYGDDALDASLLLAPLVRFLPSDDPVVRATVLAIADELTEDGLVLRYRVEETDDGLSGEEGTFTICSFWLVSALVEIGEFSRAKHLCERLLSFASPLHLYAEEIEPRTGRHLGNFPQAFTHLALINAVVHVIRAEDEADSTGGFQPANAPT, from the coding sequence ATGGTCCTGCAGCACACCGAGTCCTCGGACGGCGCCAGCGAGAACGGCCGCGGCGACGTCGAACCGGCGGCACCGTTCACCGTCACCGCTCCCGTCCCGTACGTCGCGGGCGGTGGGCTGCGCAATCCGTTCCCCCCGATCGCCGACTACGCGTTCCTCTCCGACTGCGAGAACACCTGCCTCATCTCGTCGGCGGGGTCGGTCGAGTGGATGTGCGTGCCGCGCCCCGACTCCCCCAGCGTGTTCGGGGCGATCCTCGACCGCGGTGCGGGCCACTTCCGGCTCGGGCCCTACGGCGTGACGGTCCCGGCTGCCCGGCGGTACCTGCCGGGCAGCCTGATCCTCGAGACGACGTGGCAGACGCACACGGGGTGGCTCATCGTGCGCGACGCGCTGGTGATGGGGCCCTGGCACGACCTGGACACCCGGTCGCGCACGCACCGCCGCACTCCGATGGACTGGGATGCCGAGCACATCCTGCTCCGCACCGTGCGATGTGTCAGCGGTGTCGTGGAACTGGTGATGAGCTGCGAGCCCTCGTTCGACTACCACCGCCAGAGTGCGACCTGGGAGTACTCGGCGGCAGCATATGGCGAGGCCATCGCGCGCGCGGGCAAGGACCCGGAGGCACACCCGACGCTGCGGTTGACCACCAATCTGCGCATCGGCCTCGAGGGCCACGAAGCGCGCGCACGCACCCGACTCTCGGAGGGCGACAACGTATTCGTCGCGCTGAGCTGGTCGAAGCACCCGTCGCCGCAGACGTTCGACGAAGCCGCCGACAAGATGTGGAAGACGAGCGAGTCGTGGCGCCAGTGGATCAACATCGGCGACTTCCCCGACCACCCGTGGCGGTCCTACCTGCAGCGCAGTGCGCTCACGCTCAAGGGCCTCACCTACTCGCCCACCGGCGCACTGTTGGCGGCGAGCACCACGTCGCTACCGGAAACGCCTCAGGGCGAACGCAATTGGGACTACCGCTATTCGTGGATCCGCGACTCCACGTTCGCCCTGTGGGGTCTCTACACGCTGGGCCTCGATCGCGAGGCCGACGACTTCTTCGCCTTCATCGCCGACGTCTCGGGCGCCAACAACGGCGAACGGCACCCCCTTCAGGTGATGTACGCCGTCGGCGGCGAGCGCCAGCTGGTGGAGGAGGAACTCAATCACCTTTCGGGCTACGACAACTCGCGGCCCGTGCGGATCGGCAACGGCGCGTTCGACCAGATGCAGCACGACATCTGGGGCACGATGCTCGATTCGGTGTACCTGCACGCGAAGTCGCGCGAGCAGATCCCCGAGATGCTGTGGCCGGTGCTCAAGAACCAGGTCGAGGAAGCCATCAAGCACTGGAAGGAACCCGACCGGGGCATCTGGGAGGTCCGGGGCGACCCGAAGCACTTCACCTCGAGCAAGATCATGTGCTGGGTGGCGCTCGACCGCGGCTCGAAACTCGCCGAGCTGCAAGGTGAGAAGAGCTACGCCCAGCAGTGGCGCGCGATCGCCGAAGAGATCAAGGCCGACGTACTGGAACACGGTGTCGACTCGCGCGGCGTGCTGACCCAGCGCTACGGCGACGACGCACTCGATGCGTCACTGCTGCTGGCACCGCTTGTGCGGTTCCTGCCGTCCGACGATCCGGTGGTACGAGCGACGGTGCTTGCCATCGCCGACGAACTCACCGAGGACGGTCTGGTGCTGCGCTACCGCGTGGAGGAGACCGACGACGGCCTGTCCGGCGAGGAGGGCACGTTCACGATCTGCTCCTTCTGGCTGGTGTCGGCGCTCGTCGAGATCGGTGAGTTCAGCCGCGCCAAGCACCTGTGCGAACGACTGCTGTCGTTCGCCAGCCCGCTGCACCTGTATGCCGAGGAGATCGAGCCCCGCACGGGCAGGCACCTTGGCAACTTCCCGCAGGCGTTCACGCACCTCGCGCTGATCAACGCGGTCGTGCACGTGATCCGCGCCGAGGACGAGGCCGACAGCACCGGCGGCTTCCAGCCCGCGAACGCTCCGACCTGA
- a CDS encoding sulfate ABC transporter substrate-binding protein → MPTLKPKATKSWLSVGALALTATLLAGCGGGASDVAGGDGAGDADTTLTLVAYAVPEPGWSKIIPAFTATEAGKGVAVTTSYGASGDQSRAVVDGKPADIVNFSVEPDVTRLVKADKVAKDWNADATKGVPFGSVVSLVVRKGNPKNIKDWDDLLQPGLEVVTPSPLSSGSAKWNLLAPYAAKSNGGKDAQAGLDFVNKLVTEHVKTRPGSGREATDVFLQGTGDVLISYENEAINVERQGKDVEHVNPPQTFKIENPVAVVTGSAHQEQANALKNFLYTPEGQKVWAEAGFRPVDPAVAEQFAADFPTPEKLWTIADLGGWSAVDPALFDKDNGSVTKIYKQATG, encoded by the coding sequence ATGCCCACTCTCAAGCCCAAGGCCACGAAGTCCTGGCTGTCCGTCGGCGCCCTGGCGCTCACCGCCACGTTGCTCGCCGGCTGCGGCGGCGGCGCGAGTGACGTCGCAGGCGGCGATGGCGCAGGCGATGCGGACACCACGCTGACGCTCGTCGCCTACGCCGTGCCGGAACCAGGATGGAGCAAGATCATCCCGGCTTTCACCGCGACCGAGGCAGGCAAGGGCGTCGCAGTGACCACGTCCTACGGCGCATCGGGCGACCAGTCCCGTGCCGTGGTCGACGGCAAGCCCGCCGACATCGTCAACTTCTCCGTCGAGCCCGACGTGACCCGGCTGGTGAAGGCCGACAAGGTCGCGAAGGACTGGAACGCCGACGCCACCAAGGGCGTGCCCTTCGGTTCGGTGGTCTCGCTGGTCGTCCGCAAGGGCAACCCGAAGAACATCAAGGACTGGGACGACCTGCTGCAGCCCGGCCTCGAGGTGGTCACTCCGAGCCCGCTGAGCTCCGGTTCGGCCAAGTGGAACCTGCTGGCGCCCTACGCGGCGAAGAGCAACGGCGGCAAGGACGCCCAGGCCGGTCTCGACTTCGTCAACAAGCTGGTCACCGAGCACGTCAAGACCCGCCCGGGGTCGGGCAGGGAGGCCACCGACGTGTTCCTGCAGGGCACCGGTGACGTGCTGATCAGCTACGAGAACGAGGCGATCAACGTCGAGCGGCAGGGCAAGGACGTCGAGCACGTCAACCCGCCGCAAACCTTCAAGATCGAGAACCCCGTCGCGGTCGTCACCGGCAGCGCACACCAGGAGCAGGCCAACGCGCTGAAGAACTTCCTCTACACCCCCGAGGGTCAGAAGGTGTGGGCCGAGGCAGGCTTCCGCCCCGTCGACCCCGCGGTGGCCGAGCAGTTCGCCGCCGACTTCCCGACGCCAGAGAAGCTGTGGACCATCGCCGATCTGGGCGGTTGGAGCGCCGTCGATCCCGCACTGTTCGACAAGGACAACGGGTCGGTCACCAAGATCTACAAGCAGGCGACTGGATGA
- the lepA gene encoding translation elongation factor 4 yields the protein MARYPGGTQQVLRTYRHQEIPISSFADKTFTAPAQIRNFCIIAHIDHGKSTLADRMLGITGVVADRDMRAQYLDRMDIERERGITIKAQNVRLPWVVDDQEFVLHLIDTPGHVDFTYEVSRALEACEGAVLLVDAAQGIEAQTLANLYLALDRGLTIIPVLNKIDLPAADPDRYAGEIAHIIGCEPEDVLRVSGKTGVGVRELLDEVVRLVPAPVGDADAPARAMIFDSVYDIYRGVVTYVRVVDGKLNPREKIKMMSTGTTHELLEVGIVSPEPKATQGLGVGEVGYLITGVKDVRQSKVGDTVTSARNGATDALTGYREPKPMVYSGLYPVDGSDYPNLRDALERLQLNDAALVWEPETSVALGFGFRCGFLGLLHMEITRERLEREFDLDLISTSPNVVYRVVKDDGTELTVTNPSDWPEGKVGAVYEPVVKTTVIAPSEFIGTIMELCQQRRGELGGMDYLSPERVELRYTMPLGEIIFDFFDSLKSRTRGYASLDYEEAGEQESDLVKVDILLQGEAVDAFSAIVHKDSAAAYGNKMTTKLKELIPRQQFEVPIQAAIGSRIIARENIRAIRKDVLSKCYGGDITRKRKLLEKQKEGKKRMKTIGRVEVPQEAFVAALSSDAASDKPKK from the coding sequence CTGGGCATCACCGGCGTGGTGGCCGACCGCGACATGCGGGCCCAGTACCTGGACCGCATGGACATCGAGCGTGAGCGCGGCATCACGATCAAGGCGCAGAACGTGCGGCTGCCGTGGGTGGTCGACGACCAGGAGTTCGTCCTGCACCTGATCGACACGCCCGGGCACGTCGACTTCACCTACGAGGTGTCGCGTGCGCTCGAGGCCTGCGAGGGCGCCGTTTTGCTGGTCGACGCCGCGCAGGGGATCGAGGCGCAGACGCTGGCGAACCTGTACCTGGCGCTGGACCGCGGCCTGACCATCATCCCGGTGCTGAACAAGATCGACCTGCCTGCCGCCGACCCGGACCGCTATGCGGGCGAGATCGCCCACATCATCGGCTGCGAGCCCGAGGACGTGCTGCGGGTGTCGGGCAAGACCGGCGTCGGCGTACGAGAACTGCTCGACGAGGTCGTCCGGCTGGTCCCCGCCCCGGTGGGTGACGCCGACGCGCCCGCGCGGGCCATGATCTTCGACTCCGTCTACGACATCTACCGCGGCGTGGTCACCTATGTCCGCGTGGTCGACGGCAAGCTCAACCCCCGCGAGAAGATCAAGATGATGTCGACCGGGACGACCCACGAGCTGCTCGAGGTCGGCATTGTCTCACCGGAACCGAAGGCCACCCAGGGCCTCGGCGTCGGCGAGGTGGGTTACCTGATCACCGGCGTCAAGGACGTCCGCCAGTCCAAGGTCGGCGACACCGTGACCTCGGCTCGCAACGGCGCCACCGACGCGCTCACCGGCTACCGGGAGCCCAAGCCGATGGTCTACTCCGGCCTCTACCCGGTCGACGGATCCGACTACCCGAACCTGCGCGACGCGCTGGAACGTCTTCAGCTCAACGACGCGGCGTTGGTGTGGGAGCCGGAGACCTCGGTTGCGCTCGGCTTCGGCTTCCGCTGCGGCTTCCTCGGGCTGCTGCACATGGAGATCACCCGCGAACGGCTCGAGCGCGAGTTCGACCTCGACCTCATCTCCACCTCTCCGAACGTCGTGTACCGCGTGGTCAAGGACGACGGCACCGAGCTGACGGTGACCAACCCGTCCGACTGGCCCGAGGGCAAGGTCGGCGCCGTCTACGAACCCGTGGTGAAGACCACGGTCATCGCTCCGAGCGAGTTCATCGGCACCATCATGGAGCTGTGTCAGCAGCGCCGCGGCGAGCTGGGCGGCATGGACTACCTCTCGCCCGAACGCGTCGAGCTGCGCTACACGATGCCGCTCGGCGAGATCATCTTCGACTTCTTCGACTCGCTGAAGTCGCGCACCCGCGGCTACGCCAGCCTGGACTACGAAGAGGCGGGGGAGCAGGAGTCCGATCTGGTCAAGGTCGACATCCTGCTGCAGGGCGAGGCGGTGGACGCCTTCAGCGCGATCGTGCACAAGGACTCCGCCGCGGCCTACGGCAACAAGATGACCACCAAGCTCAAGGAACTCATCCCCCGCCAGCAGTTCGAGGTGCCGATTCAGGCAGCCATCGGGTCGAGGATCATTGCGCGCGAGAACATCCGGGCCATCCGCAAGGACGTCCTCAGCAAGTGCTACGGCGGTGACATCACCCGCAAGCGCAAGCTGCTGGAGAAGCAGAAGGAAGGCAAGAAGCGGATGAAGACGATCGGCCGGGTCGAAGTGCCCCAGGAGGCCTTCGTCGCCGCACTGTCCTCCGATGCGGCAAGTGACAAGCCGAAGAAGTAG
- a CDS encoding sensor domain-containing protein, which yields MNVVARRSTGRLLVTAACLLTIGCSSTVSGNAVRDPRVVPVDVPVLRESQLDDVMLSLDELADVVGAAELETLVDDEVMSDNLDVASDPDCLGAVMGAEESVYADSGWTAVRDQVVADSNDEHWIEQTAVLFSSDAEASRFYDQSASAWEECAGYSVTIEDTDLSYVWGIGDLSADDDMLVQVTTEEESPDWMCQHALSAASNLIVETWACTYGGSDGAIDIAERMLDNARG from the coding sequence GTGAACGTCGTCGCCCGCAGGTCCACCGGCCGTCTCCTCGTGACTGCAGCGTGCCTGCTCACGATCGGGTGCTCGAGCACGGTCTCCGGGAACGCCGTGCGTGATCCGCGCGTCGTTCCGGTCGACGTGCCGGTGTTGCGCGAGTCCCAGCTCGACGACGTCATGCTGAGCCTCGACGAACTCGCCGATGTCGTGGGCGCGGCCGAGCTGGAGACACTCGTCGACGACGAGGTCATGTCCGACAACCTCGACGTGGCGTCGGATCCCGATTGTCTCGGCGCCGTCATGGGTGCCGAGGAGTCGGTGTACGCCGATAGTGGCTGGACCGCCGTTCGCGATCAGGTGGTCGCCGACTCGAACGACGAGCACTGGATAGAGCAGACGGCCGTGCTGTTCTCCTCCGACGCCGAGGCGAGCCGGTTCTACGACCAGTCGGCGTCGGCGTGGGAGGAGTGCGCCGGCTACTCGGTCACCATCGAGGACACCGACCTCAGCTATGTCTGGGGGATAGGCGATCTCAGCGCCGACGACGACATGCTCGTCCAGGTGACCACCGAGGAGGAGTCGCCGGACTGGATGTGCCAGCACGCCCTGTCCGCGGCGTCGAATCTGATCGTTGAGACGTGGGCGTGTACGTACGGCGGCAGCGACGGTGCCATCGACATCGCTGAGCGGATGCTCGACAACGCAAGGGGATAG